DNA from Acetobacter aceti NBRC 14818:
TGTGCCACGCTGGATTTCATCAGCGCCATCAATGGTCAGATTGACCCGTGCATGTTCCCCAAACGTCGTAAGATGGATGCCCAGTCCCAGCGCCTGCTTTTCGGTCGCCACGGAAGTCGGGATCGCCACGAAACGCAGCCCTTCCTTGTGCCGACGTCCCAGCGCTTCCACGACAAAAGCCGCCGTGCTGCCAGTGCCCAGACCAACGACCATGCCGTCTTCCACCATTTCAGCCGCAAATTCTGCCGCCTGACGCTTGTATTCGCTCGCGCTCATCGTCCCGTTTTCCCCTCGGCCTGCCCTGCAGCGCCCTTGTCGATAATCCACACAATCTCACCATCCGAGCGGATATGGCTGGCTGGCTCAGCCGGGTCTCCTGCACGAACCCCACGAAGCACGTCCGCCTTGGATGTTCCCGTCACGAGAAACAGCACATGCTGACTGGACGCAATCGCCGGATAGGTCAGTGTCAGCCGCGTATGGGGCGCATCGTCCGGCACGCAGGACGCAACCCACCGTGTCTTCTCTTCCAGAACCGGCTGTCGTGGAAAGAGAGAGGCTGTATGACCGTTCTCACCCAAACCGAGCAGCACCACATCAAAGAGCGGTTTGCCAGCAATGAGCGTGTCTGCACCGTAAGCCTGTTGAAGATCCGCTTGATACGCGCGAGCGGCGTCGTCCGGTTCGCCGCTATCCGGCATTGGATGGATGTTCTTCGCCGGGACAGGAACATGGTCGAACAGGATCGACTGCACCATACCGCGGTTGCTGTCAGGAGAGTCAGCCGGGACGAAACGGTCGTCCCCGTAAAAGAACTCTGTCCGATTCCAGGGAAACCGCTCGGCATAACCGGCTTTCGCCATGAGCGCGTAAAGTTTGCGCGGAGTAGAGCCACCGGAAAGCGCGATACGAAACACACCCTGTGCAGCACAAGCTTTTTCCAGAAGGAAATCAGCCACATACTGCGCCACGGCATCGGAGGTTTCCAGCACGACTTCCTGTGCCGTCATCACATCATGTCCAGCCATCAGCCTCGTTCCCAACACACACTCACCATGACGCTTCTGCCGAAACTCCATAGTCGCCGCGAGGCGGATTTAATCCATCCGGAAACCGGAGACAACGCCGGGAACTACCAGCCTGTTTCCGACGCCAGAATCAGGGAAGCAGAAGAACGCCGTTATCCCCTTTCTCAGGAAGCGTTACCGCCGACCCGTGGAAGGATCCACCGCTCAACCGCTTTCGCCCAGCCTTCGTTGTCATTCGTATCCGTCGTGAAATGCGCATGTGAGGCGACCTCCGCCGTCGCATTGCCCATGGCGATCGACAGACCGACGATGTCAAACATCGGCACATCGTTCTGCATGTCACCGAGGCAGGCAATCTCATGCGGCTCGACACCCAGCTGCCGTCCAATTTCACACAGAGCGTAACCCTTATTGGCATTGAGCGGCGTGATATCCAGATAATACTGAGCCGAACACGCGACACTGGCCTGTCCTTCCAGCATCTGACCAATCTCACCTTCAAGACGCCCCAGAAGGTCATAATCCGCGCTGGAGCCAGTAATCTTGCCGACCTTATCCTCCCAAGGACCGAAGTCTTTGGTCACGATCGGAGCAAGACCAAGCACTTTCTGCTCATGAGGCACATAGCCCGCCGTCTCGTCCTTGACGATCCAGTCGGAACCACAGAACAGCCAGCCATCGACTTCATGGACGTCCAGCATGTCGATGGTCGCCTTCACCGCCTCAACGGGCAGGGTGAGCGTGGACAGGGTTTTACCCTGACCATCCCGCACGACAGCGCCATTCATGGCGGCGTACGGTGTGTTGAGATTCAATGCCTGATGATACCGCTCGATCCCCACAGGTGCACGACTGCTGACAAGGCATACCGCCACACCGGCAGCGCGGAGCCTGTCGATCATCTCGACACTGCTCCGCGCAACCTGTTTCTCCGGTGTCAGAAGCGTGCCGTCCATGTCCGTCACCACGAGACGGACGTGATCCGTCGGCGCAGGCTTCGCATCATGTCTGGCGATATCATCAACTTTCACAGCATACTCCCAGCGTCGCAGACAGGACGTTATTTCTTTTCGACGTGACCACCAAAGCCGAACCGCATGGCGGAAAGCACTTTCTCGCCATAGGTGTTTCCGCTGCGCGACCGGAAGCGCGTGAACAGCGCCGCCGTCATCACCGGCACGGGAACCGCTTCCTCAATGGCTGCTTCAATCGTCCAGCGACCCTCACCGGAATCCTGAACTTCGCCGCTGAACTCGGACAGTTCACCGTTTTTCGCCATAGCTTCGGCCGTCAGATCCAGCAGCCAGGAGGACACGACGCTGCCACGACGCCAGACTTCGGCAATATCGGCCATGTTCAGATCGAAGCGCTCGTCTTCTGCCAGAAGCGGCGAGTTTTTGCTTTTCATGACGTCAAAGCCTTCCGCGAAGGCCTGCATCATGCCGTACTCGATGCCGTTATGGACCATTTTCACAAAATGACCTGAACCGGCTGGGCCACAATGCAGATAGCCCTGCTCGGCGCGGGGATCGAGGCCAGCGCGGTCACGGTCCGGTGTCGGGGGAATATCGCCCTTGCCGGGAGCCAGTGCGCTGAGGATCGGGTCGATATAAGCAGCAGCCTCTTTCGAGCCGCCGAACATCATGCAGTAGCCGCGCTCCAGACCCCATACGCCGCCGGACGTGCCAACATCGACGTAGTCCACGCCCTTTGTTTTCAGAGCGGCGGCACGGCGCAGATCGTCCTTGTAATAGGTGTTGCCACCATCAATGAGGATATCGCCTTTGCCGAGCAGCCCACCAACGGACTGAACAGCCGCTTCGGTGATCTCGCCGGCGGGCAGCATCAGCCAGACGACCTTTGTGTCGCCCGTCAGCTTCGACACCAGATCGGCCTCACTCACCGCACCGATAGCATGACCACCCTCGGCACGCTCCACGACCTTCTGCACCGTGGTGACATCGCGGTCATACACCACCACATCATGCCCATGACGGGTCAGACGGACCGCAATGTTGCCACCCATACGGCCGAGGCCAATGATTCCGATCTGCATGTTCTTCTTTTCCTTC
Protein-coding regions in this window:
- the pgl gene encoding 6-phosphogluconolactonase, producing the protein MAGHDVMTAQEVVLETSDAVAQYVADFLLEKACAAQGVFRIALSGGSTPRKLYALMAKAGYAERFPWNRTEFFYGDDRFVPADSPDSNRGMVQSILFDHVPVPAKNIHPMPDSGEPDDAARAYQADLQQAYGADTLIAGKPLFDVVLLGLGENGHTASLFPRQPVLEEKTRWVASCVPDDAPHTRLTLTYPAIASSQHVLFLVTGTSKADVLRGVRAGDPAEPASHIRSDGEIVWIIDKGAAGQAEGKTGR
- a CDS encoding Cof-type HAD-IIB family hydrolase, translating into MKVDDIARHDAKPAPTDHVRLVVTDMDGTLLTPEKQVARSSVEMIDRLRAAGVAVCLVSSRAPVGIERYHQALNLNTPYAAMNGAVVRDGQGKTLSTLTLPVEAVKATIDMLDVHEVDGWLFCGSDWIVKDETAGYVPHEQKVLGLAPIVTKDFGPWEDKVGKITGSSADYDLLGRLEGEIGQMLEGQASVACSAQYYLDITPLNANKGYALCEIGRQLGVEPHEIACLGDMQNDVPMFDIVGLSIAMGNATAEVASHAHFTTDTNDNEGWAKAVERWILPRVGGNAS
- the gnd gene encoding phosphogluconate dehydrogenase (NAD(+)-dependent, decarboxylating), with the translated sequence MQIGIIGLGRMGGNIAVRLTRHGHDVVVYDRDVTTVQKVVERAEGGHAIGAVSEADLVSKLTGDTKVVWLMLPAGEITEAAVQSVGGLLGKGDILIDGGNTYYKDDLRRAAALKTKGVDYVDVGTSGGVWGLERGYCMMFGGSKEAAAYIDPILSALAPGKGDIPPTPDRDRAGLDPRAEQGYLHCGPAGSGHFVKMVHNGIEYGMMQAFAEGFDVMKSKNSPLLAEDERFDLNMADIAEVWRRGSVVSSWLLDLTAEAMAKNGELSEFSGEVQDSGEGRWTIEAAIEEAVPVPVMTAALFTRFRSRSGNTYGEKVLSAMRFGFGGHVEKK